Below is a window of Streptomyces sp. WMMB303 DNA.
GCCCGCGGCGCCCGCCAGTTGTAGTGCAGGGCCAGCAGCCGCAGCACGAAGGCCAGCAGCGCCGCGCCCAGCGCCGTACTGGGGCGTACCGCGTCCAGGTGGATCAGCAGCGCCACGGCGCTGGAACCGATGACCGCGGGGACCGCGTAGACCTCCCGGTCCCAGCGCAGCAGCGAGGGCACCTCGTTCGCCAGCACGTCGCGCAGCACGCCGCCACCCGCCGCGGTGGCCAGCCCCATCACGACCGAGGAGGTCAGACTGAGCCCGTACTCGTCGGCCTTGAGCGTGCCCGTCACGCAGAAGAGTCCCAGCCCCGCCGCGTCGAAGACGTTGACCGCCTTGTTGATCCGCTCCACTTCCGGATGGAGGAAGAAGACCAGCACCGCCGAGACGAGCGGGGTGAGGAAGTAGCCGAGATCGGTGAAGGCCGCCGGGGGTA
It encodes the following:
- a CDS encoding trimeric intracellular cation channel family protein, producing MESLFSPPLQHWLDIAGIFVFAVSGALLAVRRNFDVFGIAVLAEVTGLGGGLFRDVVIGAVPPAAFTDLGYFLTPLVSAVLVFFLHPEVERINKAVNVFDAAGLGLFCVTGTLKADEYGLSLTSSVVMGLATAAGGGVLRDVLANEVPSLLRWDREVYAVPAVIGSSAVALLIHLDAVRPSTALGAALLAFVLRLLALHYNWRAPRAWKRSSATVDAEAAGGTSEPPPTEPPTEQ